The Alcaligenes faecalis sequence GTTCCTCGTGATCATGACATGACACACGTCAATCAGGATAAGTAGACCGCTTTGTGCGAGCCAGTATAGCCAAGAGTGCAGGTACCGGCTCAGGAAACAACAGAATGGCCAGATTTTGGCAACTAAAAAGTAACGAAACTATCCTTGCGGACAAAATCAGAGGATAGTTCAGGGAGGGAAAATTTTTTCTCTGATCGTTATTACATTTAGGACTTATTTTGAAGACAGAAATTGGTATTGTGAAGTGGTTCAACAGCGAAAAAGGCTTCGGATTCATCGTGCCGGAGAACGGCGGCAAGGATCTCTTCGCACACCACAGTGAAATTCAGGGAACCGGGTTCAAAACGCTGGAAGAGAACCAACGCGTTTCCTTCATCGAAGGTGCAGGCCAGAAAGGTCCATGCGCAACTAAAATCCAAATTCTTTGATGATGGGCTTGCCTGAACAGGCAAGTACCGCGTCAAACTAAAAAGGCTGGACCCTTTACGGGCTCCGGCCTTTTTTTTATGGCTTGGTTTCAGTCGGCTTGCTTGATGCTGGCCCGACTAGGCTGGAACGGGCGTTTTGCCCCTAGACTGCACGACAACCGGCAACCGGCAACCGGCAACCGGCAACCGGCAACCGGCAACCGGCAACCGGCAACTGACGTTCTGTGTTCTACAAGTAATAGGCCAGGTGCAGGGGAGCAACAGCGGCGTTAGTGATAGAGCGGCCTTGGTGCACAAATTGGCACGGTCAGACGTGCTTCCAGCCCCCCACCCTGACGATTCAGCAGTTCCAGTGTGCCGCCATGCTGGGTAGCGATGGCGTTCACGATGGATAAGCCCAGCCCATACCCCGCCTGCTGCTGCGAGCCGCGCCAAAAGCGGTTCATGGCCAGATCCCGCTCACTGTCGCTCAAGCCGGGCCCGTGGTCCAGCACGCTGATACGCAAGTAGCCCGGTTCTTCTGCTTCAATTCGCAGGCGTATGGGCTGCTGCGCCTGGGTATAGCGCAAGGCATTGTCGATCAGATTCTGTACGGCCACAGT is a genomic window containing:
- a CDS encoding cold-shock protein; the protein is MKTEIGIVKWFNSEKGFGFIVPENGGKDLFAHHSEIQGTGFKTLEENQRVSFIEGAGQKGPCATKIQIL